A window of Streptomyces marispadix contains these coding sequences:
- a CDS encoding ATP-binding protein produces MRRRLILSTLAVVLVVVAVFGISLVLVESRSIENSARDGVKSEAVQLVSVVESRIVAGEQVSPATMGNAVPHNRHVRIEVPGKKTITLGERPEGKVIEASQSGAHGERITVRQGYSSVQDELGRTLLIILAVALLAVAAAAILAVRQAHRVAAPLTDLAETAERLGSGDPRPRHRRYGVPELDRVADVLDGSADRIGRMLTAERRLAADASHQLRTPLTALSMRLEEIIATADTDDPEDRATVKEEATIALAQVERLTDVVQRLLTNSRDPRSASAVGFDLDEVLKQQMEEWKPAYRSAGRAIVRSGKPGLKAVGTPGAVAGVLATLIENSLMHGAGRVALRTRVTGNQVVVEVTDEGPGVDSALGSRVFERTVSGHNSTGLGLAVARDLAEADGGRLELLQHHPPVFALFLSRETVPGTGAGENAA; encoded by the coding sequence GTGCGGCGCAGGCTGATTCTCTCGACGCTCGCCGTCGTGCTCGTCGTGGTCGCCGTGTTCGGGATCTCGCTGGTCCTCGTCGAGTCGCGCTCCATCGAGAACAGCGCCCGTGACGGCGTGAAGTCGGAGGCCGTGCAGCTCGTCTCCGTGGTGGAGAGCCGCATAGTCGCAGGCGAACAGGTCTCCCCCGCGACCATGGGCAACGCCGTCCCGCACAACCGGCACGTACGCATCGAGGTCCCCGGCAAGAAGACCATCACGCTGGGCGAGCGCCCCGAGGGCAAGGTCATAGAGGCGTCGCAGTCGGGAGCGCACGGGGAGCGCATCACCGTGCGGCAGGGATACAGCTCGGTGCAGGACGAACTGGGCCGCACGCTGCTGATCATCCTCGCCGTGGCGCTGCTGGCCGTCGCCGCCGCGGCCATCCTCGCCGTACGGCAGGCGCACCGCGTCGCGGCGCCGCTCACGGACCTCGCGGAGACCGCGGAACGCCTCGGCTCGGGCGACCCGCGCCCCCGGCACCGGCGCTACGGCGTGCCCGAACTGGACCGCGTGGCCGACGTGCTGGACGGCAGCGCCGACCGTATCGGCCGGATGCTGACCGCCGAGCGGCGCCTGGCCGCGGACGCCTCGCACCAGTTGCGTACGCCCCTCACCGCGCTGTCGATGCGGCTGGAGGAGATCATCGCCACCGCCGACACCGACGATCCGGAGGACCGTGCGACCGTCAAGGAGGAGGCGACGATCGCGCTTGCGCAGGTGGAGCGGCTCACGGACGTCGTGCAGCGGCTGCTGACCAACTCCCGTGATCCGCGCTCCGCTTCGGCCGTCGGCTTCGACCTCGACGAGGTGCTCAAGCAGCAGATGGAGGAGTGGAAGCCGGCGTATCGCAGCGCGGGGCGGGCGATCGTACGTTCCGGGAAGCCTGGCCTGAAGGCCGTGGGCACGCCGGGCGCGGTCGCCGGCGTACTGGCGACGCTGATCGAGAACTCCCTGATGCACGGCGCGGGACGGGTCGCGCTGCGTACCCGCGTCACCGGCAACCAGGTCGTGGTCGAGGTGACGGACGAGGGCCCCGGCGTCGACTCCGCGCTGGGCTCACGCGTCTTCGAACGGACCGTGAGCGGCCACAACTCCACCGGTCTCGGACTCGCCGTCGCCCGCGATCTCGCGGAGGCCGACGGCGGCCGGCTGGAGCTACTTCAGCATCACCCGCCGGTCTTCGCTCTCTTCCTCAGCCGGGAGACCGTTCCTGGAACGGGAGCGGGCGAGAACGCGGCCTGA
- a CDS encoding VOC family protein: MAIASMNTVVLDCPDTRRLAEFYAGVLDWTVEPGGTKEWVDVAGPDGQRLSFQESPGFIPPQWPSLEHAQQLHLDLDVPRERLDAAEKEVIELGARLVQGDDGGKRGFRVYLDPAGHPFCLCACD; this comes from the coding sequence ATGGCCATCGCCAGCATGAACACCGTCGTTCTCGACTGTCCCGACACACGCCGCCTCGCCGAGTTCTACGCGGGCGTCCTCGACTGGACCGTGGAGCCGGGCGGCACGAAGGAGTGGGTGGACGTCGCCGGCCCCGACGGGCAGCGGCTCTCCTTCCAGGAGTCGCCCGGATTCATTCCGCCGCAGTGGCCGAGCCTGGAGCACGCCCAGCAGCTGCACCTGGATCTGGACGTGCCGAGGGAGCGCCTGGACGCGGCGGAGAAAGAGGTGATCGAACTGGGTGCCCGGCTGGTCCAGGGCGACGACGGAGGCAAGCGGGGCTTCCGCGTCTATCTGGACCCTGCCGGGCACCCGTTCTGTCTGTGCGCCTGTGACTGA
- a CDS encoding GtrA family protein gives MGDWSAARTLRGLRSRLERLVREVAKFGAVGAVGFLVNVAVFNLCIHTLQLAPIRSGVISQLVAIVTNYLGNRYWTYRHTDKRRMHRETVRFFFFSGIALVIENAVLAVSHYGMGYTSPLADNIAKNVVGLGIGTVFRFWTYRTWVFVSGSGRVLARSRSRNGLPAEEESEDRRVMLK, from the coding sequence ATGGGTGACTGGAGCGCAGCGCGCACGCTGAGAGGTCTGCGCAGCCGGCTCGAACGTCTCGTCCGCGAGGTCGCGAAGTTCGGAGCGGTCGGCGCGGTGGGCTTCCTGGTCAACGTGGCCGTCTTCAACCTGTGCATCCACACGCTCCAGTTGGCGCCCATCCGCTCCGGTGTGATCTCCCAGCTCGTCGCGATCGTCACCAACTACCTCGGCAACCGCTACTGGACGTACCGGCACACCGACAAGCGCCGCATGCACCGCGAGACCGTGCGGTTCTTCTTCTTCAGCGGCATCGCGCTCGTCATCGAGAACGCCGTGCTCGCCGTCTCCCACTACGGGATGGGCTACACCTCGCCGCTCGCCGACAACATCGCCAAGAACGTCGTCGGCCTCGGCATCGGCACCGTCTTCCGCTTCTGGACGTACCGCACTTGGGTCTTCGTATCCGGCTCAGGCCGCGTTCTCGCCCGCTCCCGTTCCAGGAACGGTCTCCCGGCTGAGGAAGAGAGCGAAGACCGGCGGGTGATGCTGAAGTAG
- a CDS encoding CGNR zinc finger domain-containing protein — protein MTDRSPPEALVLVRELTNTLDVETGEDALAAPGGVARFARRHGVEGLGGGEHKAAEELDGMRELREALRAACLAHTGTDMEPAASEALRRLLAEAPLTVDVDAAGRAELRPAKGLSGLPLLTARIAVGIATAEADGTWQRLKACEACDCLWVFYDRSPAGRGRWCSMAVCGSRAKMRTYRAKRR, from the coding sequence GTGACGGACCGATCGCCCCCGGAAGCACTCGTACTGGTGCGGGAGCTCACGAACACGCTCGACGTCGAGACGGGCGAGGACGCACTCGCCGCGCCGGGCGGCGTCGCCCGCTTCGCACGGCGTCACGGCGTCGAGGGCCTCGGCGGCGGGGAGCACAAGGCGGCCGAGGAACTCGACGGGATGCGCGAGTTGCGGGAGGCGCTGCGCGCGGCGTGCCTGGCGCACACGGGCACGGACATGGAGCCGGCCGCATCCGAGGCGCTGCGGCGACTGCTGGCGGAGGCGCCGCTCACGGTGGACGTGGACGCGGCGGGCCGTGCGGAGCTGCGTCCCGCGAAGGGGCTCTCCGGGCTTCCGCTGCTGACCGCCCGTATCGCGGTCGGCATCGCGACGGCGGAGGCGGACGGCACCTGGCAGCGTCTCAAGGCGTGCGAGGCGTGCGACTGCCTGTGGGTCTTCTACGACCGCAGCCCGGCGGGCCGGGGGCGGTGGTGCTCGATGGCGGTGTGCGGGAGCAGGGCGAAGATGCGGACGTACCGGGCGAAGCGTCGCTAG
- a CDS encoding alpha/beta hydrolase, with amino-acid sequence MRSLPLLLVTCLALVFCTSPVVRGAAERPGPRGPGAYDPGADRAGAGSREGEGPGVHRPGVRKPGAQRPGVQRPGLRVPRLGRAGVKGRVYSYGPLPRERLIAYSGSGSARPGPRRPGVVIVHGGFWYQQRSSGWNRWAVRIAATGPAVFSLEYRRNVDAPWPAQRTDVLRALRWIRKHADRLGVDPHRLVLLGSSAGGQIATAAATYGPGRRHLAGVVALSPVADPYRAWRTPKAPGGDRAGMAVLRASAARLAGCDPSAPRRQRAAGRGGEHAADRTRDPKLCRRAWRDMSAARRASGADDPPMLLIHSRHDFVPVAHSTALRDAELRHGMAEDGVTVMTVPGAKHGGGLMTLPGVERTVLSWIAARSSTAPPPFGRNHR; translated from the coding sequence GTGCGCAGCCTCCCCCTCCTGCTGGTCACGTGCCTGGCGCTGGTCTTCTGCACCTCACCGGTCGTACGGGGCGCCGCCGAGCGCCCGGGGCCGCGGGGACCGGGGGCCTACGATCCGGGCGCGGATCGTGCCGGAGCGGGCAGCCGCGAAGGGGAGGGGCCCGGGGTACACCGGCCCGGCGTACGGAAGCCCGGCGCGCAGCGGCCCGGCGTACAGCGGCCTGGCTTGCGGGTGCCCCGCCTAGGGCGTGCGGGCGTGAAGGGACGGGTGTACTCCTACGGGCCGCTGCCTCGTGAGCGCCTGATCGCCTACAGCGGCTCGGGTTCCGCCCGCCCGGGACCGCGCCGCCCCGGTGTCGTGATCGTGCACGGCGGCTTCTGGTACCAGCAGCGGTCGTCCGGCTGGAACAGATGGGCCGTGCGGATCGCGGCCACGGGCCCCGCCGTCTTCAGCCTCGAATACCGCCGCAACGTCGACGCCCCCTGGCCCGCCCAGCGCACGGACGTGCTGCGTGCCCTGCGCTGGATCAGGAAGCATGCCGACCGGCTCGGCGTGGACCCGCACAGGCTGGTGCTGCTGGGCTCCTCGGCGGGCGGACAGATCGCCACCGCCGCCGCTACGTACGGGCCGGGCCGGCGCCACCTCGCCGGCGTCGTGGCACTCTCCCCGGTGGCCGACCCGTACCGCGCATGGCGCACTCCGAAGGCTCCCGGAGGCGACCGCGCGGGCATGGCCGTACTGCGGGCCAGCGCGGCACGGCTCGCGGGCTGCGACCCCTCCGCGCCACGTCGTCAGCGAGCGGCTGGACGCGGCGGGGAGCACGCGGCTGACCGCACGCGCGACCCGAAGCTGTGCCGCCGGGCCTGGCGGGACATGTCGGCGGCCCGGCGTGCCTCGGGCGCCGACGATCCGCCGATGCTGCTCATCCACTCCCGCCACGACTTCGTACCCGTCGCGCACTCGACTGCCCTGCGCGACGCGGAACTTCGGCACGGCATGGCGGAGGACGGCGTCACGGTCATGACCGTACCGGGCGCGAAGCACGGCGGCGGGCTGATGACCTTGCCCGGCGTCGAGCGGACGGTGCTGAGCTGGATCGCGGCCAGGTCGAGCACGGCACCGCCGCCCTTCGGCCGCAACCACCGGTGA
- a CDS encoding LCP family protein: MTDWPGGYNDSHDRYGSPRAHRGVPPQSRGGYDPGYGGQPGYYDDPGAGYDSGYSTGQVYGGGNRGYDDYEPYDEPRRRRGPRAKTVIISLVVVLLAWAVGTYFWADSKLRREVDLSIVEDRPETGEGTNYLIVGSDSREGLSAQEKQELHTGSAAGKRTDSMMILHVGSGGPTLISLPRDSWVTIPPFTGSKSGKHYDNTQQTKLNAAYSQDGAPLLVRTVEHNTGLKIDHYAEIGFGGFAQIVDAVGGVEMNIPQDIKDKNSGADFKKGKQVLDGKQALSFVRNRHAGTGDSDLGRTKNQQKFLAALANQTATPGTVLNPFRLYPTMGAGLDTLVVDKDMSLWNLGSMFFAMKDVNSGEGKRMNMPISGPAPAGSLQWDKAKVQKLTQQLKNDETVTVTSDR; encoded by the coding sequence ATGACTGACTGGCCCGGTGGATACAACGACTCACACGACAGGTACGGCAGCCCGCGAGCCCACAGAGGCGTGCCGCCGCAGTCGAGGGGCGGCTATGACCCGGGCTACGGCGGGCAGCCCGGGTACTACGACGACCCGGGCGCCGGTTACGACTCCGGATACAGCACCGGGCAGGTCTACGGCGGCGGCAACCGCGGCTACGACGACTACGAGCCGTACGACGAGCCGCGGAGGCGGCGCGGACCCCGTGCGAAGACGGTGATCATATCCCTCGTGGTCGTCCTGCTGGCCTGGGCGGTCGGTACCTACTTCTGGGCCGACTCCAAGCTGCGCCGCGAGGTAGACCTCAGCATCGTCGAGGACCGTCCGGAGACGGGCGAGGGCACCAACTACCTGATCGTCGGCTCCGACAGCCGCGAGGGCCTGTCCGCGCAGGAGAAGCAGGAGCTGCACACGGGCTCGGCGGCGGGCAAGCGGACCGACTCGATGATGATCCTGCACGTCGGCAGCGGCGGCCCGACGCTGATCTCGCTGCCGCGTGACTCGTGGGTCACGATCCCGCCGTTCACCGGGTCGAAGTCCGGCAAGCACTACGACAACACCCAGCAGACCAAGCTGAACGCCGCGTACTCGCAGGACGGTGCGCCGCTTCTCGTCCGTACGGTCGAGCACAACACCGGGCTGAAGATCGACCACTACGCGGAGATCGGCTTCGGCGGCTTCGCGCAGATCGTGGACGCGGTCGGCGGCGTCGAGATGAACATCCCGCAGGACATCAAGGACAAGAACTCCGGGGCGGACTTCAAGAAGGGCAAGCAGGTCCTCGACGGCAAGCAGGCCCTGTCCTTCGTGCGCAACCGGCACGCGGGCACCGGCGACAGCGACCTGGGACGTACGAAGAACCAGCAGAAGTTCCTCGCGGCGCTGGCCAACCAGACGGCGACGCCCGGGACGGTCCTCAACCCCTTCAGGCTGTACCCGACCATGGGTGCGGGCCTCGACACCCTCGTCGTCGACAAGGACATGAGCCTGTGGAACCTGGGCTCGATGTTCTTCGCGATGAAGGACGTCAACAGCGGCGAGGGCAAGCGGATGAACATGCCCATCTCCGGGCCCGCACCGGCCGGTTCGCTTCAGTGGGACAAGGCCAAGGTGCAGAAGCTCACGCAGCAGCTCAAGAACGACGAGACGGTCACGGTCACCTCCGACCGCTGA
- a CDS encoding acyl-CoA dehydrogenase, translating into MAPSGKSAAADFGLYRPSEEHDMLRESVRALSEAKIAPFAAEVDEEGRFPQEARDALEANDLHAVHVPESYGGAGADALATVIVIEEVARVCASSSLIPAVNKLGSLPVVLSGSEELKKRYLTPLAAGEAMFSYCLSEPDAGSDAGGMKTKAVRDGDHYVLNGVKRWITNAGVSDYYTVMAVTDPDKRTKGISAFVVEKDDEGVSFGAPEKKLGIKGSPTREVYLDNVRIPADRMLGEEGTGFATAMKTLDHTRITIAAQALGIAQGALDYAKGYVAERKQFGKPIGDFQGVQFMLADMAMKLEAARQLTYAAAAKSERISLGGPDEDLTFFGAAAKCYASDAAMEITTDAVQLLGGYGYTRDYPVERMMRDAKITQIYEGTNQVQRIVMARNLP; encoded by the coding sequence TTGGCGCCATCGGGAAAAAGCGCAGCCGCTGACTTCGGTCTCTACCGGCCGTCCGAAGAGCACGACATGCTCAGGGAGTCGGTGCGCGCCCTCTCCGAGGCGAAGATCGCGCCCTTCGCCGCCGAAGTGGACGAGGAGGGCCGCTTCCCCCAGGAGGCCCGGGACGCGCTGGAGGCCAACGACCTGCACGCCGTGCACGTGCCGGAGTCCTACGGCGGTGCGGGCGCCGACGCGCTCGCGACCGTCATCGTCATCGAGGAGGTCGCCCGGGTCTGCGCCTCGTCCTCGCTGATTCCCGCGGTCAACAAGCTCGGTTCGCTGCCGGTGGTGCTCTCCGGCTCGGAGGAGCTGAAGAAGCGGTATCTCACGCCGCTCGCCGCCGGCGAAGCGATGTTCTCGTACTGCCTGAGCGAGCCGGACGCCGGTTCCGACGCGGGCGGGATGAAGACCAAGGCCGTACGCGACGGCGACCACTACGTGCTCAACGGCGTGAAGCGCTGGATCACCAACGCCGGTGTCTCGGACTACTACACGGTCATGGCGGTGACCGACCCGGACAAGCGCACCAAGGGCATCTCCGCGTTCGTCGTGGAGAAGGACGACGAGGGCGTCTCCTTCGGCGCCCCGGAGAAGAAGCTCGGCATCAAGGGCTCCCCGACCAGGGAGGTCTACCTCGACAACGTGCGCATCCCCGCGGACCGCATGCTCGGCGAGGAGGGCACCGGCTTCGCCACCGCGATGAAGACCCTGGACCACACCCGCATCACCATCGCGGCACAGGCCCTCGGCATCGCGCAGGGCGCGCTCGACTACGCCAAGGGGTACGTCGCCGAGCGCAAGCAGTTCGGCAAGCCGATCGGCGACTTCCAGGGCGTGCAGTTCATGCTGGCCGACATGGCGATGAAGCTGGAGGCGGCACGTCAGCTCACTTACGCGGCGGCGGCCAAGTCCGAGCGCATCTCGCTCGGTGGCCCCGACGAGGATCTGACGTTCTTCGGCGCCGCCGCCAAGTGCTACGCGTCGGACGCGGCGATGGAGATCACGACCGACGCGGTGCAGCTTCTGGGCGGCTACGGCTACACCCGTGACTACCCGGTCGAGCGCATGATGCGCGACGCCAAGATCACGCAGATCTACGAGGGCACGAACCAGGTACAGCGGATCGTGATGGCCCGCAACCTGCCGTAG
- a CDS encoding peptide MFS transporter gives MASTAASKDASQHPPAADGKTFFGHPRGLATLFMTEMWERFSFYGMRALLVLYLTAAVTEGGMGMASATAVALYSVYNATVYLMAMPGGWLGDRVWGPRKTVAISAFVIMIGHALLAVGVDALFFAGLVFIGVGSGLLKANISTMVGQLYAGPNDPRRDGGFTVFYMGINIGAFAAPLLIGWAGQKVSWHLGFGLAAVGMALGLIQFLVGTRHLAPESSVVPQPMDDEDRSKAIRNTVIAAVVAGVFYAAVVLADLFTIDWVLWPLSIAGLVLPTYYFVRMRRDREVTEDERKKLSGYIWFFVAAAIFWMIFDQSGSTLSLFAEKSTATDLFGIEFPTSWFQSVNPLWVMIIAPVLAALWVKLGSRNPATTTKFSFGLIGIGVSFGVMMLAIASADGGAKVTPLWLITVYLLQTVAELCLSPVGLSVTTKLAPAKYASQLMGVWFLAVTAGDCVFAIVQLVIGDAASSTTGFAVQGVIAALAGFAFLAARRKVNPLLGSVK, from the coding sequence ATGGCCTCCACAGCAGCGTCCAAGGACGCGTCGCAGCATCCGCCTGCGGCCGACGGCAAGACCTTCTTCGGTCACCCCCGCGGTCTCGCCACCCTCTTCATGACCGAGATGTGGGAGCGCTTCAGCTTCTACGGGATGCGCGCCCTGCTCGTCCTCTATCTGACGGCCGCCGTCACCGAGGGCGGCATGGGCATGGCCTCGGCGACCGCCGTGGCGCTCTACTCCGTCTACAACGCCACCGTCTACCTGATGGCGATGCCGGGCGGCTGGCTCGGCGACCGCGTCTGGGGCCCCCGCAAGACGGTCGCGATCTCGGCGTTCGTCATCATGATCGGTCACGCGCTGCTGGCCGTGGGCGTGGACGCCCTCTTCTTCGCCGGGCTGGTCTTCATCGGCGTCGGCTCCGGCCTGCTGAAGGCCAACATCTCCACGATGGTCGGCCAGCTCTACGCGGGCCCCAACGACCCGCGCAGGGACGGCGGATTCACCGTCTTCTACATGGGCATCAACATAGGCGCCTTCGCCGCCCCGCTCCTCATCGGCTGGGCGGGCCAGAAGGTGAGCTGGCACCTGGGCTTCGGCCTGGCCGCCGTCGGCATGGCCCTGGGCCTCATCCAGTTCCTGGTCGGCACCCGCCACCTCGCCCCCGAGTCCAGCGTCGTGCCGCAGCCGATGGACGACGAGGACCGCAGCAAGGCGATCCGCAACACCGTGATCGCCGCCGTCGTCGCGGGCGTCTTCTACGCGGCGGTCGTGCTCGCCGACCTCTTCACCATCGACTGGGTTCTGTGGCCGCTGAGCATCGCCGGTCTCGTGCTGCCGACGTACTACTTCGTACGGATGCGCCGCGACCGCGAAGTCACGGAGGACGAGCGGAAGAAGCTCAGCGGCTACATCTGGTTCTTCGTGGCCGCCGCGATCTTCTGGATGATCTTCGACCAGTCCGGCTCGACGCTGAGCCTCTTCGCCGAGAAGAGCACCGCGACCGACCTGTTCGGGATCGAGTTCCCCACGAGCTGGTTCCAGTCGGTCAACCCGCTCTGGGTGATGATCATCGCCCCCGTGCTGGCCGCCCTCTGGGTCAAGCTCGGCAGCCGCAACCCGGCCACCACCACGAAGTTCTCCTTCGGCCTCATCGGCATCGGCGTCTCCTTCGGCGTGATGATGCTGGCCATCGCCTCCGCCGACGGCGGCGCCAAGGTCACCCCGCTGTGGCTGATCACCGTGTATCTGCTTCAGACCGTCGCGGAGCTGTGCCTCTCGCCGGTCGGTCTTTCGGTGACCACGAAGCTGGCGCCCGCCAAGTACGCCAGCCAGCTCATGGGCGTCTGGTTCCTGGCCGTCACCGCGGGTGACTGCGTCTTCGCGATCGTCCAGCTCGTCATCGGCGACGCCGCGAGCAGCACCACGGGCTTCGCGGTGCAGGGCGTGATCGCGGCGCTCGCGGGCTTCGCCTTCCTGGCGGCCCGCAGGAAGGTCAACCCGTTGCTGGGCTCCGTGAAGTAG
- a CDS encoding UDP-glucose dehydrogenase family protein: MANRAPLKITVIGTGYLGATHAAAMAELGFEVLGLDISPEKIAMLERGETPMYEPGLEELLRRHVAGFPDSSGRLRFTTSYEEVGEFGDVHFICVNTPQKHGEYGCDMSYVDSAFESLARHLHRPALVVGKSTVPVGSAERLATALAELAPVGEDAELAWNPEFLREGFAVEDTLHPDRIVVGVRSEKAERLLREVYATPLAEGSPFVVTDFPTAELVKTSANSFLATKISFINAMAEVCEAADGDVVKLAEAIGYDDRIGKKFLRAGIGFGGGCLPKDIRAFMARAGELGASQALTFLREVDSINMRRRAQMVELAREAVGGTLLGTRIGVLGATFKPDSDDVRDSPALNVAGQLHLQGAQVTVYDPKGMENARAVFPTLRYAPSALEAVRGADAVLHLTEWREFQQLDPAALGEVVAVRRVLDGRNTLDPALWRKENWTFRALGRPTA; the protein is encoded by the coding sequence ATGGCCAACAGGGCTCCGCTCAAGATCACAGTGATCGGTACCGGCTATCTCGGCGCCACGCATGCCGCCGCCATGGCCGAACTCGGCTTCGAGGTCCTGGGGCTGGACATCTCGCCCGAGAAGATCGCGATGCTGGAACGCGGCGAGACCCCGATGTACGAGCCGGGGCTGGAGGAGCTGCTGCGCAGGCACGTCGCGGGGTTCCCGGACTCCAGCGGGCGGCTGCGCTTCACCACGTCCTACGAGGAGGTGGGCGAGTTCGGCGACGTCCACTTCATCTGCGTCAACACCCCGCAGAAGCACGGCGAGTACGGCTGCGACATGAGCTACGTCGACAGCGCCTTCGAATCGCTCGCGCGCCATCTGCACCGCCCCGCCCTGGTCGTGGGCAAGTCGACGGTGCCGGTGGGCAGCGCCGAGCGGCTCGCGACCGCGCTGGCCGAGCTGGCCCCCGTGGGCGAGGACGCCGAACTGGCCTGGAACCCGGAGTTCCTGCGCGAGGGCTTCGCCGTCGAGGACACCCTCCACCCGGACCGCATCGTCGTAGGCGTACGGAGCGAGAAGGCCGAGCGGTTGCTGCGCGAGGTCTATGCGACGCCGCTCGCGGAGGGCTCGCCCTTCGTCGTCACCGACTTCCCGACCGCGGAGCTGGTGAAGACCTCCGCCAACTCCTTCCTCGCCACGAAGATCTCCTTCATCAACGCCATGGCCGAGGTCTGCGAGGCGGCCGACGGCGACGTGGTCAAGCTCGCCGAGGCCATCGGGTACGACGACCGCATCGGGAAGAAGTTCCTGCGCGCCGGGATCGGCTTCGGCGGCGGCTGCCTGCCGAAGGACATCCGCGCATTCATGGCCCGCGCGGGCGAGTTGGGCGCGTCCCAGGCGCTGACGTTCCTGCGCGAGGTCGACTCCATCAACATGCGGCGCCGGGCGCAGATGGTCGAACTGGCCCGTGAGGCCGTCGGCGGGACTCTCCTGGGCACCCGCATCGGCGTCCTCGGGGCCACCTTCAAGCCCGACTCCGACGACGTACGGGACTCGCCCGCGCTGAACGTCGCCGGTCAACTGCACCTACAGGGCGCCCAGGTGACCGTCTACGACCCGAAGGGCATGGAGAACGCCCGCGCGGTCTTCCCCACCCTGCGGTACGCGCCGAGCGCGCTGGAAGCCGTACGGGGCGCGGACGCGGTGCTGCATCTGACGGAGTGGCGCGAATTCCAGCAGCTCGACCCGGCGGCGCTGGGCGAGGTCGTGGCGGTCCGCCGCGTACTGGACGGCCGCAACACGCTGGACCCGGCGCTCTGGCGCAAGGAGAACTGGACGTTCCGCGCCCTGGGCCGCCCGACGGCATAG
- a CDS encoding response regulator transcription factor — MTRVLLAEDDAAISEPLARALRREGYEVEVREDGPGALDAGLKEGIDLVVLDLGLPGMDGLEVCRRLRNEGHAFPVLVLTARADEVDTVVGLDAGADDYVTKPFRLAELLARVRALLRRGAAAEPTPPPATHGVRIDVDSHRVWMGEEELQLTAKEFDLLRVLVRDAGRVVTRDQLMREVWDTTWWSSTKTLDMHISWLRKKLGDDAANPRYIATVRGVGFRFEKS, encoded by the coding sequence ATGACCCGTGTACTGCTCGCCGAGGATGACGCCGCGATCTCGGAACCCCTCGCCCGCGCGCTGCGCCGGGAGGGATACGAGGTCGAGGTGCGCGAGGACGGCCCCGGGGCGCTCGACGCCGGCCTCAAGGAGGGCATCGATCTGGTCGTGCTCGACCTCGGGCTGCCCGGCATGGACGGCCTGGAGGTCTGCCGCCGGCTGCGCAACGAGGGGCACGCCTTCCCCGTGCTGGTCCTCACGGCGCGCGCCGACGAGGTGGACACCGTCGTCGGCCTGGACGCGGGTGCCGACGACTACGTCACCAAGCCCTTCCGGCTGGCCGAACTGCTGGCCCGTGTGCGTGCGCTGCTGCGGCGCGGCGCCGCGGCGGAGCCGACGCCGCCGCCCGCCACCCACGGCGTGCGCATCGACGTCGACTCCCACAGGGTGTGGATGGGCGAGGAGGAACTCCAGCTCACGGCCAAGGAGTTCGACCTGCTGCGGGTGCTGGTGCGGGACGCCGGGCGCGTCGTCACCCGCGACCAGCTCATGCGCGAGGTCTGGGACACCACGTGGTGGTCGTCGACGAAGACCCTGGACATGCACATCTCATGGCTCCGTAAGAAGCTCGGCGACGACGCCGCCAATCCGCGCTACATCGCCACCGTGCGGGGCGTCGGATTCCGCTTCGAGAAGAGCTGA